In Bacteroidales bacterium, the following are encoded in one genomic region:
- a CDS encoding PAS domain S-box protein, with protein DVYQYTSANIMDVYRRVFKSGESEKFVFSWEDKDKKKQWRDNDIFKLSSGEVVAFYENTTSLKEKECALLNSEERFKALSNASNEAVFFTVDEHCVEVNKTALQMFGFTRKEVLGKHVLSIIDEAYHAEAIRNIQNNYEEPYTSLAIHKDGHRFPVRIHGRSFIYKGKNTRITTIRDISVEKEREKAMLSSEAKFRSYFENNTIAMLQVDPKNKQIIEANAAALRFYGYTCEQFKKLKTYDINTLPPDEIDKKIQQVMASPAQTFIFKHRLSSGESREVEIYVSPIKMDTESQLFITIYDVSEREATKRALEANEQKLIDAQGIAKVGSWEYVFEEDKFYWSDENYNNFEVDKSYLLTFENYKRLIYPEDLNKVEDSWKKSIFEKTDNFTVHRIVTPKGKIKYVEEKGYTVYDKKGKPLRSLGTTQDITERKLVEIELQKSKNYLKEAQRIAKVGHFEFNFKTKDINWSDQIYRIFGFDIEDKKPTFEKYRKQIHPEDVDNQYKIFKQALKEKRGYSVTYRIISFEGEQKYIEEKGYFEFDKKGNPIKVIGTMQDVTSNIIAKKALEESKAQLALINQDLEKRVKEELEKSRDKDHLLIQQSRSAVLGEMIGNIAHQWRQPLNEVSLLITDLEDAYNFGVLNKEYFEKTTEIVYRRLKYMSDTITDFSKMHTDDFKQEAFSPKKLIEKLMQFTEGTIKKNNIQIRFMCNDDFEVFGYPNMLSHILLNLLNNSRDILIERSIKKPKIWIKLEKDKANYYIRVLDNGKGIGRSIIDKIFDPYFTTKDKKRGSGLGLYMTKSMVEKQMNGQIHVQNQRQGAEFKITLDLNGENL; from the coding sequence CCGATGTTTATCAATACACTTCTGCCAATATAATGGATGTTTACAGACGGGTTTTCAAAAGTGGAGAATCTGAGAAATTTGTATTCTCTTGGGAAGATAAAGACAAAAAAAAGCAATGGCGCGATAACGATATATTTAAATTATCAAGTGGCGAAGTTGTTGCCTTTTATGAAAATACTACATCCTTAAAAGAAAAAGAATGCGCCCTTTTAAATAGTGAAGAAAGATTTAAAGCTTTGAGTAATGCAAGCAATGAAGCCGTATTTTTTACGGTAGACGAGCATTGTGTCGAAGTGAATAAAACGGCATTACAAATGTTTGGGTTTACAAGAAAAGAAGTCTTAGGTAAGCATGTTTTATCTATAATTGATGAAGCGTATCATGCAGAGGCAATAAGAAATATTCAAAATAATTATGAAGAACCTTACACTTCTTTAGCTATTCATAAAGATGGTCATCGTTTTCCTGTTCGGATCCATGGTCGCTCTTTTATATATAAAGGTAAGAATACGCGTATTACAACAATACGTGATATTTCGGTAGAGAAAGAAAGAGAAAAGGCCATGCTGAGTAGCGAAGCTAAATTCCGTTCTTATTTTGAAAATAATACAATAGCCATGCTTCAGGTTGATCCAAAAAACAAACAAATTATTGAAGCCAATGCCGCTGCGTTACGATTCTACGGATACACATGCGAGCAGTTTAAAAAGCTTAAAACCTATGATATAAACACTTTACCTCCCGATGAAATTGATAAAAAGATACAACAAGTAATGGCTTCACCTGCGCAAACATTTATTTTTAAGCATCGTTTATCTTCAGGAGAAAGTAGAGAAGTTGAAATTTATGTTTCACCCATTAAAATGGATACAGAATCGCAATTGTTTATTACCATTTATGATGTCTCAGAACGTGAAGCTACTAAACGGGCATTGGAAGCAAACGAACAAAAACTTATTGATGCTCAAGGTATTGCAAAGGTTGGTAGTTGGGAATATGTTTTTGAGGAAGATAAATTTTACTGGTCAGATGAAAACTATAATAATTTCGAAGTAGACAAAAGCTATTTGTTGACATTTGAAAACTATAAACGTTTAATTTATCCTGAAGATTTAAATAAGGTTGAAGATTCATGGAAAAAATCGATTTTTGAAAAGACGGATAACTTTACTGTACACAGAATAGTTACTCCAAAGGGTAAAATAAAATATGTTGAGGAAAAAGGCTATACCGTTTATGATAAAAAAGGAAAGCCATTGCGTTCTTTAGGAACGACTCAAGATATTACGGAACGAAAGCTTGTCGAAATAGAGCTTCAAAAAAGCAAGAATTATTTAAAAGAAGCGCAACGTATTGCTAAAGTGGGGCATTTTGAATTTAATTTTAAAACGAAAGATATTAATTGGTCGGATCAGATTTATAGGATATTTGGTTTTGATATTGAAGATAAAAAACCAACGTTCGAAAAGTACCGCAAGCAAATACATCCGGAAGATGTTGATAATCAATATAAAATTTTTAAACAAGCATTAAAAGAGAAAAGAGGATATTCTGTTACTTACAGAATAATAAGTTTTGAAGGAGAACAAAAGTATATTGAGGAAAAAGGCTATTTTGAATTTGATAAAAAAGGAAATCCAATAAAGGTTATAGGAACGATGCAAGATGTTACTTCAAACATTATTGCCAAAAAAGCATTAGAAGAAAGTAAGGCTCAACTGGCACTCATTAATCAAGATTTGGAAAAAAGAGTAAAAGAAGAGTTAGAAAAGAGTAGAGATAAAGACCACCTGCTTATTCAGCAATCACGCTCGGCTGTTTTGGGAGAGATGATTGGAAATATTGCTCACCAATGGCGACAGCCATTAAATGAAGTATCGCTTTTAATAACCGATTTAGAAGATGCTTATAACTTTGGTGTTTTGAATAAGGAATATTTTGAAAAAACTACAGAGATTGTTTATCGGCGTTTAAAATATATGTCGGATACAATTACTGATTTTAGTAAAATGCATACCGATGATTTTAAACAAGAAGCATTTTCTCCAAAAAAATTAATAGAGAAATTGATGCAGTTTACAGAGGGAACAATTAAAAAGAATAATATTCAAATTCGCTTTATGTGTAATGATGATTTTGAAGTATTTGGATATCCAAATATGCTTTCGCATATTTTACTTAATCTGTTAAATAATTCTCGCGATATTTTAATAGAGCGTAGCATTAAAAAGCCTAAAATTTGGATTAAATTAGAAAAAGATAAAGCTAATTATTACATAAGAGTACTGGATAATGGAAAGGGAATAGGAAGAAGTATTATAGATAAAATATTTGACCCGTATTTTACAACTAAGGATAAAAAAAGAGGTAGTGGATTGGGTTTGTATATGACAAAATCTATGGTAGAAAAACAAATGAACGGACAAATTCATGTGCAAAATCAACGTCAGGGAGCGGAATTTAAAATTACACTTGACTTAAATGGTGAAAATTTATGA
- a CDS encoding hybrid sensor histidine kinase/response regulator, whose protein sequence is MKDKEVSILIVEDEVNVINSLNSIIGRRYEQVYLANDAQKALNIFRNKDIDLVVTDIRMPGMDGLTMLQKMKSQKPNLRRLVMSAYSESEYFLQAIDLGVDGYIVKPFSKEKLLETIKQSAKSIINERIVEISNIQIAKSEKDLRELNQTKDKFFSIIGHDVKTPVSTIASYSSILVDEFEEMEKEEILQIIKIIRNSSFRAIDLLKNLLEWAKVQTGAISFNPEIINICDIINEEVDFASNSWAKKNISIEQLSKTDDFVYADKNMLRTVFRNLFSNAIKFTPEKGEIQLSSKILKQDGDFIQISIKDTGVGIPEKALNNLFSIKDKYSTEGTEGEKGTGMGLIFCKEFVDIQGGNIKVESTLGQGSVFSFSLPVAKKE, encoded by the coding sequence ATGAAAGATAAAGAAGTTAGCATTTTAATAGTAGAGGATGAAGTGAATGTTATTAATTCGCTTAACAGTATTATAGGCAGGCGTTACGAGCAAGTTTATTTGGCAAATGATGCGCAAAAAGCACTAAATATTTTTCGGAATAAAGATATAGATTTAGTTGTTACTGATATTAGAATGCCGGGGATGGACGGGCTTACTATGCTTCAGAAAATGAAGTCTCAAAAACCAAATCTTCGCCGTTTAGTTATGTCGGCATATTCTGAATCGGAGTATTTTTTACAAGCTATAGATTTAGGTGTAGATGGTTATATTGTAAAGCCTTTCTCGAAAGAGAAATTATTAGAAACCATAAAGCAATCGGCTAAAAGTATAATAAATGAGAGGATAGTTGAGATTAGTAATATTCAAATTGCTAAGTCTGAAAAAGACTTGCGCGAGCTAAATCAAACCAAAGACAAGTTCTTTTCTATTATTGGTCACGATGTTAAAACTCCGGTTTCCACTATTGCCTCTTATTCCAGCATTTTAGTTGATGAGTTTGAGGAGATGGAAAAAGAGGAAATACTTCAAATTATAAAAATAATAAGAAACTCATCTTTTCGTGCTATCGATTTGCTAAAAAACTTGTTGGAATGGGCAAAAGTGCAAACAGGAGCTATCAGTTTTAATCCTGAAATAATTAATATTTGTGATATTATTAATGAGGAAGTTGACTTTGCTTCTAATTCTTGGGCTAAGAAAAATATTAGTATTGAACAGCTATCCAAAACAGATGATTTTGTTTATGCCGATAAGAATATGCTTAGAACGGTTTTTCGAAATTTGTTTTCAAATGCCATTAAATTTACTCCCGAAAAAGGAGAAATACAGTTGAGTAGTAAGATATTAAAACAAGATGGAGATTTTATTCAAATTAGTATTAAAGATACAGGAGTTGGAATTCCGGAAAAAGCATTAAATAATCTTTTTAGTATAAAAGATAAATATAGTACCGAAGGAACGGAAGGCGAAAAAGGAACAGGAATGGGATTAATTTTCTGTAAGGAATTTGTTGATATTCAAGGAGGAAATATTAAGGTTGAAAGCACTTTAGGTCAAGGTTCCGTATTTAGCTTTAGTTTGCCTGTCGCCAAAAAGGAATAG